One Cicer arietinum cultivar CDC Frontier isolate Library 1 chromosome 8, Cicar.CDCFrontier_v2.0, whole genome shotgun sequence DNA segment encodes these proteins:
- the LOC101496830 gene encoding kinesin-like protein KIN-7F, giving the protein MGSVGGEEVIQEAATDHEERILVSVRLRPLNDKEISRNDVSDWECINDTTIIYRNNISASERSLYPTAYSFDRVFRSDCSTREVYDEAAKDVALSVVSGINSSIFAYGQTSSGKTYTMSGITECTVADIFNYIDKHKEREFILKFSAIEIYNESVRDLLSPDCTPLRLLDDPERGTVVEKLTDETLRDWNHFAELISFCETQRQIGETSLNDASSRSHQILRLTVESSACEFLGNEKCSTLSASVNFIDLAGSERASQTNSAGTRLKEGCHINRSLLTLGTVIRKLSKGKNGHIPFRDSKLTRILQSSLGGNARTAIICTMSPARSHVEQTRNTLLFASCAKEVSTNAQVNVVVSDKALVKQLQKELAKLESELRNSGSTRPNYDSAAALLREKDHEIEMLKKELKEVTLQRDLAHVQIKDMLQETENNMPNLIEEESLGSRYPKLRVRNAWDIENRRSEPNILSIDREESVRSFDASHYSDGHSISSDDNLFQLPDLDKNLMVRNSSSGLSVKSINAAQNDLDKKNIEDQHEEDYCREVRCIELEDPIKNTHTHSNSEDLRSNNTYTDSSVSSPHAKTAMSGINVNLCSSELKEEKRMNRLREYFVLPTPENISPWMTENNNRSSSSSSRSLKFSRSRSCKASLMRNISSDWFDDDDVVQNTPLIGNEKDFAGRPEGFLRKAHTLNYNANAERTSKNAKPFVDEESESNDLLTTNRKETENLKRLNLLADHEVHGIGLDAIMSAKNVKDIGLDPMQADGENNSDWPSKFKRLQKDIIELWDACNVSLVHRTYFFLLFKGDPSDSIYMEVELRRLSYLNQTFSQGNNTLGDGRTNTPESSMGDLRRERQMLCKQMQKKLSKSDRENLYLKWGIRLSSKHRRLQLTHQLWTNTNDIEHIRESAAVVAKLVGPIEPEQALKEMFGLNFAPRLTSRKSFSWTWTNSMKQIL; this is encoded by the exons TATTCATTTG ACAGAGTATTTAGATCAGATTGTTCTACAAGGGAGGTGTATGATGAAGCAGCTAAGGATGTTGCTCTTTCTGTTGTCAGTGGCATCAATT CAAGCATTTTTGCATATGGACAAACAAGCAGTGGAAAGACATACACCATGAGTGGTATAACTGAATGCACTGTTGCTGATATTTTTAACTATATAGACAAG cACAAGGAGAGAGAATTCATTTTGAAGTTTTCAGCAATTGAGATTTATAATGAATCTGTAAGGGATCTCCTTAGTCCAGATTGTACTCCTCTTAGACTTCTTGATGATCCAGAG AGAGGGACAGTTGTTGAGAAACTTACTGATGAAACTTTGAGAGACTGGAACCATTTTGCAGAACTCATTTCTTTCTGTGAAA CTCAAAGGCAAATAGGAGAGACATCATTGAATGATGCAAGCTCTAGATCTCATCAGATTCTCAGACTG ACAGTTGAAAGTTCAGCATGTGAATTCCTTGGAAATGAAAAATGTAGCACTCTTTCTGCTTCAGTG AATTTTATTGATCTTGCTGGAAGTGAGAGAGCATCTCAAACCAATTCTGCTGGTACAAGGTTGAAAGAAGGTTGCCACATAAATCGTAGTTTACTAACTCTAGGAACTGTTATCCGAAAACTCAG TAAGGGAAAAAATGGACATATACCTTTCCGAGATTCGAAGCTAACTCGCATATTGCAATCGTCATTAGGAGGCAATGCTAGAACTGCAATAATCTGCACAATGAGTCCTGCAAGGAGCCATGTTGAACAAACAAGAAACACTCTCTTATTTGCAAGTTGTGCTAAAGAAGTTTCAACTAATGCACAAGTGAATGTAGTGGTGTCTGATAAAGCATTAGTCAAACAATTACAAAAGGAGTTGGCTAAACTTGAAAGTGAATTGAGAAATTCAGGATCAACCCGTCCTAATTATGATTCTGCAGCAGCATTATTGAGAGAGAAAGACCATGAAATTGAAAtg TTAAAAAAGGAGTTAAAGGAGGTTACCTTGCAGAGGGACCTTGCACACGTTCAAATTAAGGACATGCTCCAAGAAACTGAAAATAACATGCCTAATTTAATAGAAGAG GAGAGTTTAGGATCTCGGTATCCAAAATTGCGGGTAAGAAATGCATGGGACATCGAGAATCGAAGATCGGAACCGAACATTTTAAGTATTGACCGTGAGGAAAGTGTTAGGTCCTTTGATGCATCTCACTATTCAGATGGACATAGTATTAGTTCTGATGACAATTTGTTCCAACTACCTGACCTTGACAAGAATCTTATGGTCAGAAATTCTTCATCTGGACTATCTGTTAAAAGCATTAATGCTGCACAAAATGATTTGGATAAAAAGAACATTGAAGATCAACATGAAGAGGACTATTGTAGAGAAGTTAGGTGCATTGAGTTAGAAGATCctataaaaaatacacataCACATTCAAACTCAGAAGATTTAAGATCAAACAATACATATACTGATTCTAGTGTATCATCTCCTCATGCAAAGACAGCTATGTCAGGAATAAATGTGAATTTGTGTTCATCTGAGTTAAAGGAAGAGAAAAGAATGAACCGTTTGCGCGAATATTTCGTTCTTCCAACGCCGGAGAATATTTCACCTTGGATGACAGAAAACAACAATAGAAGTAGTAGTTCTAGTTCTAGATCATTGAAGTTTAGCAGAAGTAGAAGCTGTAAAGCTAGTCTCATGAGGAATATATCTTCTGAttggtttgatgatgatgatgtagtTCAGAACACACCTCTAATAGGGAATGAAAAAGACTTTGCTGGAAGACCTGAAGGATTTCTGAGAAAGGCTCATACATTAAATTATAATGCAAATGCAGAGAGGACTTCAAAGAATGCGAAGCCGTTCGTCGACGAGGAAAGTGAGAGCAATGATCTTTTAACTACAAACAGAAAGGAAACAGAAAATCTTAAGAGATTGAATTTACTGGCTGATCATGAG GTTCATGGGATAGGATTAGATGCCATAATGTCTGCAAAGAATGTCAAAGATATTGGTTTGGACCCAATGCAAGCTGATGgagaaaataattcagattgGCCTTCAAAATTTAAGAGGCTACAAAAGGATATTATTGAACTTTGGGATGCTTGTAATGTTTCATTGGTTCATAGGACATACTTTTTCCTTCTCTTCAAAGGGGATCCATCAGATTCTATTTATATGGAGGTAGAGCTAAGAAGACTATCATATCTTAATCAAACTTTTTCACAAGGCAATAACACTCTAGGAGATGGAAGAACCAATACCCCTGAGTCAAG CATGGGAGATCTAAGAAGAGAGAGACAAATGTTGTGCAAGCAAATGCAGAAGAAGCTATCAAAATCTGATAGAGagaatttatatttgaaatggGGGATTCGTTTGAGTTCAAAGCATAGGAGGTTGCAGTTGACTCATCAGCTATGGACTAACACAAACGACATAGAACATATTAGAGAGAGTGCAGCTGTTGTTGCAAAGTTGGTTGGTCCAATTGAGCCAGAACAGGCTCTTAAGGAAATGTTTGGGCTCAACTTTGCCCCACGGCTCACAAGTAGGAAATCTTTTAGTTGGACTTGGACAAACAGCATGAAGCAGATTTTGTGA
- the LOC101497358 gene encoding LOW QUALITY PROTEIN: uncharacterized protein (The sequence of the model RefSeq protein was modified relative to this genomic sequence to represent the inferred CDS: inserted 1 base in 1 codon; deleted 1 base in 1 codon; substituted 3 bases at 3 genomic stop codons), with translation MHTLLLILVLCAPFLSYADPSAVTVSEIQALTSFKLNLHDPVGALDGXGSILAGSPVXLARRCLQXRPSHGASFASSSTRWXTQERLSELRMLRKISLRSNFFNGTIPSSLTKCKLLRFVFLQDNAFSGKLPAEVGNLTGLQIFNVAQNNLSGTVPSELPLSLKYLDLSSNAFSGEIPSTVGNLSLLQLINLSYNQFSGEIPATFGELQQLQYLWLDHNFLEGTLPSALANCSSLVHLSADGNSLGGVLPSAISALXNLQVVSLSQNNLTGSIPSSVVCNVSVHAPSLRIVQLGFNGFTDFVGHETNTCFSVLQVLDIQHNGIKGTFPLWLTNVTTLSVLDLSNNALSGEIPPQIGKLAALTELKIADNSFSGVIPVEIKKCGSLGVVDFEGNEFGGEVPSFFGEMKGLKVLSLGGNSFFGSVPVSFGNLSILETLSLRSNRLNGSMPDMIMRMSNLTTLDLSENKFTGEIHDSIANLNRLIVLNLSGNGFSGKIPSSLGNLFRLTTLDLSKQNLSGELPFELSGLPNLQVIAMQENKLSGVVPEGFSSLTSLQYVNLSSNAFSGHIPENYGFLRSLVVLSLSHNHITGTIPSEIGNCSDIEIIELGANSLAGHIPTDLSRLAHLRVLDLGGNNLTGDMPEDISKCSSLTTLLVDHNRLSGAIPGSLSVLSKLTMLDLSANNLSGEIPSNFSMISGLVYFNVSENNLEGEIPQTLASRFNNPSVFADNQGLCGKPLESRCEGIDNRDKKRLVVLIIIIAIGASVLVLFCCFYVFSLWRWRKKLKERVCGEKKRSPARASSGASGGRGSSENGGPKLVMFNTKVTLAETIEATRQFDEENVLSRTRFGLVFKACYNDGMVLSIRRLPDGSLDENMFRKEAESLGKIKHRNLTVLRGYYAGPPDMRLLAYDYMPNGNLATLLQEASHQDGHVLNWPMRHLIALGIARGLAFIHQSTMVHGDVKPQNVLFDADFEAHLSDFGLERLTVATQGEAASTSTSVGTLGYVSPEAILTGETTRESDVYSFGIVLLELLTGKRPMMFTQDEDIVKWVKKQLQRGQITELLEPGLLELDPESSEWEEFLLGVKVGLLCTAPDPLDRPTMSDIVFMLEGCRVGPDIPSSADPTSQHSPA, from the exons ATGCATACGCTTCTTCTCATTTTGGTACTCTGCGCACCGTTCTTATCCTACGCCGATCCTAGCGCTGTAACCGTCTCAGAGATCCAAGCCTTAACGTCGTTTAAGCTCAACCTCCATGATCCTGTCGGAGCTCTCGACG TGGGATCCATCCTCGCCGGAAGCCCCGTGTGACTGGCGCGGCGTTGCTTGCAATAACGACCGAGTCACGGAGCTTCGTTTGCCTCGTCTTCAACTCGGTGGTAGACTCAG GAGCGTCTTTCGGAGTTGCGCATGCTTCGCAAGATAAGCCTCCGTTCGAACTTCTTCAATGGAACCATTCCTTCGTCGCTTACCAAATGTAAGCTTCTACGCTTTGTGTTCTTACAGGATAATGCATTTTCCGGTAAACTTCCGGCGGAGGTTGGAAACCTCACCGGTCTTCAGATTTTCAACGTTGCACAGAACAACCTCTCTGGCACCGTTCCAAGCGAGCTTCCTCTTAGTCTCAAATATCTCGACCTATCGTCGAACGCTTTCTCCGGCGAGATTCCGAGTACCGTTGGTAATCTATCTCTTCTTCAACTTATCAACCTCTCGTACAATCAATTCTCCGGCGAGATTCCGGCTACGTTCGGGGAGCTTCAACAACTGCAATATCTCTGGCTTGACCACAACTTCCTTGAAGGAACCCTACCTTCGGCGCTTGCTAATTGCTCTTCGCTCGTGCATCTGAGCGCGGATGGAAACTCACTCGGCGGCGTACTTCCGTCGGCGATTTCGGCTCT NNNNAATCTTCAGGTGGTATCTCTTTCTCAGAACAATCTTACTGGTTCGATTCCTTCTTCCGTTGTCTGCAATGTTTCGGTCCACGCGCCGTCTCTGAGGATAGTTCAACTTGGATTCAATGGTTTCACGGATTTTGTTGGCCACGAAACCAACACGTGTTTTAGTGTTCTTCAGGTTTTGGATATTCAACACAATGGCATAAAGGGCACGTTTCCCTTGTGGTTAACCAATGTAACCACGCTATCAGTGCTTGATCTTTCGAACAATGCACTTTCCGGTGAGATTCCTCCGCAGATAGGAAAGCTCGCTGCATTGACGGAGTTGAAGATTGCTGATAATTCATTCTCAGGTGTCATTCCGGTGGAAATCAAGAAATGTGGGTCCCTTGGTGTTGTTGATTTTGAAGGCAACGAATTTGGAGGAGAAGTTCCTTCATTTTTCGGCGAGATGAAGGGACTCAAGGTTCTATCTCTTGGTGGAAATAGTTTCTTTGGTTCAGTTCCTGTGAGTTTTGGTAACCTTTCTATTCTTGAAACTTTGAGTTTGAGAAGCAATAGGTTAAATGGAAGTATGCCTGATATGATAATGAGAATGAGCAATTTGACAACACTAGACCTTAGTGAAAACAAGTTTACTGGTGAAATTCATGATAGTATTGCCAATTTGAATCGATTAATAGTTCTTAATTTGAGTGGCAATGGCTTCTCTGGAAAAATCCCTTCTAGTTTGGGAAATCTTTTCAGGCTAACTACACTTGATTTGAGCAAACAGAATCTCTCTGGAGAGTTACCATTTGAGCTCTCAGGACTGCCCAATCTGCAGGTTATTGCTATGCAGGAGAATAAATTATCTGGGGTAGTGCCTGAAGGGTTTAGCAGTTTGACGAGTTTGCAATATGTGAATCTCAGCTCTAATGCTTTTTCTGGTCATATTCCTGAGAACTATGGTTTTCTTCGATCGTTGGTTGTCCTTTCATTGTCTCATAATCACATTACAGGAACTATTCCTTCAGAGATTGGAAACTGCTCTGATATTGAAATTATTGAGCTTGGAGCAAATTCATTGGCAGGTCATATCCCCACTGATCTCTCTCGCCTTGCCCATTTGAGAGTGCTTGATTTGGGTGGTAACAATTTAACCGGGGATATGCCTGAGGATATCTCCAAATGTTCGTCTTTAACCACATTGTTGGTAGATCACAACCGTCTTTCGGGTGCCATACCAGGGTCGTTGTCAGTTTTATCAAAGCTAACAATGCTGGATCTCTCTGCTAACAATTTGAGTGGGGAAATTCCTAGTAATTTTTCTATGATCTCTGGTTTGGTGTACTTCAATGTCTCGGAGAACAATTTAGAAGGTGAGATACCGCAAACTTTGGCGTCACGGTTCAACAACCCTTCTGTATTTGCTGATAATCAGGGTTTATGTGGGAAGCCATTAGAATCAAGGTGTGAAGGAATAGACAACAGGGACAAAAAGAGGTTGGTTGTGTTGATTATCATCATTGCAATAGGAGCTAGTGTATTAGTCCTGTTTTGCTGTTTTTACGTCTTTAGCCTGTGGAGATGGCGCAAGAAGCTCAAAGAAAGGGTCTGTGGGGAGAAGAAAAGGAGCCCTGCAAGAGCAAGTTCAGGAGCAAGTGGAGGCCGTGGTAGCAGTGAAAATGGTGGTCCAAAACTCGTGATGTTCAACACCAAAGTCACACTTGCCGAAACAATTGAAGCAACGAGGCAATTCGACGAAGAAAATGTACTAAGCAGAACAAGGTTTGGATTAGTATTCAAGGCCTGCTACAACGATGGAATGGTCCTTTCCATTCGCAGGCTCCCGGATGGATCATTAGATGAGAACATGTTCAGAAAAGAAGCTGAATCACTAGGCAAAATAAAACACCGAAATTTAACGGTTCTCAGAGGTTACTATGCAGGACCACCTGATATGAGACTCTTGGCCTATGATTACATGCCCAATGGAAACCTTGCAACACTCCTCCAAGAAGCTTCTCACCAAGATGGCCATGTTCTAAATTGGCCAATGCGACACCTCATTGCACTAGGAATTGCCCGTGGATTAGCCTTCATACACCAATCCACAATGGTTCACGGCGATGTGAAACCTCAAAACGTTTTATTCGACGCAGATTTCGAAGCCCatttatcagattttgggtTAGAAAGGCTAACAGTAGCCACTCAAGGAGAAGCAGCCTCCACTTCAACTTCAGTTGGCACTTTGGGTTATGTTTCTCCAGAAGCAATCTTAACCGGAGAAACCACTAGGGAGTCTGATGTTTACAGCTTTGGCATTGTGTTGTTGGAACTTCTGACCGGAAAAAGACCAATGATGTTCACACAGGATGAAGACATTGTGAAATGGGTGAAAAAACAACTGCAGAGGGGTCAAATAACAGAGCTATTAGAACCTGGTTTACTTGAATTGGACCCAGAATCATCAGAGTGGGAAGAGTTTTTACTAGGTGTGAAAGTTGGGTTACTTTGCACAGCACCAGACCCTCTTGATCGACCAACCATGTCCGACATTGTTTTCATGCTCGAAGGTTGTCGTGTTGGTCCCGATATCCCATCTTCAGCGGATCCCACCTCTCAACATTCCCCGGCATAA
- the LOC101508188 gene encoding V-type proton ATPase 16 kDa proteolipid subunit-like produces the protein MAGFSGDETAPFFGFLGAAAALVFSCMGAAYXXXXXXXXXXXXXXXXXXXXXXXGVGVASMGVMRPELVMKSIVPVVMAGVLGIYGLIIAVIISTGINPKAKSYYLFDGYAHLSSGLACGLAGLSAGMAIGIVGDAGVRANAQQPKLFVGMILILIFAEALALYGLIVGIILSSRAGQSRAE, from the exons atggcTGGTTTCAGCGGCGATGAAACTGCTCCCTTCTTCGGCTTCCTCGGCGCCGCGGCTGCCCTAGTTTTCTCAT gTATGGGAGCGGCATATNNNNNNNNNNNNNNNNNNNNNNNNNNNNNNNNNNNNNNNNNNNNNNNNNNNNNNNNNNNNNNNNNNNNCGGTGTTGGTGTTGCATCGATGGGTGTGATGAGACCGGAGTTAGTTATGAAATCGATCGTACCCGTTGTTATGGCTGGTGTGTTGGGTATTTACGGTTTGATTATCGCCGTCATTATCAGCACTGGTATTAATCCAAAGGCTAAATCTTATTATCTCTTTGATGGTTACGCTCATCTTTCTTCTGGTCTCGCTTGTGGTCTCGCTGGTCTCTCTGCTGGCATGGCTATTGGCATTGTTGGTGATGCTGGTGTTAG AGCAAATGCCCAACAACCCAAGCTTTTCGTTGGAATGATTCTAATTCTCATCTTTGCTGAGGCTTTGGCGTTGTATGGTCTCATTGTTGGCATCATCCTCTCTTCCCGTGCCGGCCAATCCAGAGCtgagtaa
- the NAC63 gene encoding NAC domain-containing protein 37, which yields MMESMESCVPPGFRFHPTDEELVGYYLRKKVASQKIDLDVIREIDLYRIEPWDLQERCRIGYEEQNEWYFFSHKDKKYPTGTRTNRATMAGFWKATGRDKAVYDKMKLIGMRKTLVFYKGRAPNGQKSDWIMHEYRLESDENGPPQEEGWVVCRAFKKRATNSQTKNTIERWDTSYFYEEASGMSSMVDPIDLISRQPQSFLAQSFNMCKQEIEAENNNNNNSLISCMHADQFIQLPQLESPSLPLVKRPSIVSLVSENNDDNNDDDQKRLLLLSNNNVTTITTTNNNNNNNNNNNQVTTDWRALDKFVASQLSHEDEGVLSSFGTNILLPNSDMALMLMQGSRDEGNKFLNASSDCDIGICVFEK from the exons ATGATGGAGTCCATGGAGTCATGTGTCCCACCAGGGTTTCGATTCCACCCAACTGATGAAGAACTTGTTGGTTATTATCTCAGAAAGAAAGTTGCTTCTCAGAAAATTGACCTTGATGTTATCCGAGAGATCGATCTTTATCGTATCGAACCATGGGATCTTCAAG AGAGATGCAGGATCGGGTATGAAGAGCAGAATGAGTGGTATTTTTTCAGCCACAAAGATAAAAAGTATCCAACAGGGACAAGAACTAACAGAGCTACTATGGCTGGGTTTTGGAAAGCAACAGGAAGAGATAAAGCAGTTTATGACAAGATGAAATTAATTGGAATGAGAAAGACACTTGTTTTCTACAAAGGAAGAGCACCTAATGGACAGAAATCTGATTGGATCATGCATGAGTATAGGCTTGAATCTGATGAAAATGGACCTCCACAG GAGGAAGGATGGGTTGTGTGTAGAGCATTTAAGAAAAGAGCAACCAATAGCCAAACAAAAAACACTATTGAAAGATGGGACACAAGCTACTTCTATGAAGAAGCAAGTGGAATGAGTTCCATGGTGGATCCAATTGATCTAATCTCAAGGCAACCTCAAAGCTTTTTAGCTCAAAGTTTCAATATGTGTAAGCAAGAGATAGAAGCagaaaataacaacaacaacaacagctTGATAAGTTGCATGCATGCAGACCAATTTATACAGCTTCCTCAGCTTGAGAGTCCTTCATTGCCATTAGTAAAGAGACCAAGCATAGTGTCTCTAGTATCAGagaataatgatgataataatgatgatgatcaAAAgaggttattattattatcaaacaaCAATGTTACTACTATTACtactactaataataataataataataataataacaataatcaaGTTACTACTGATTGGAGAGCTCTTGATAAGTTTGTGGCTTCTCAACTAAGTCATGAAGATGAAGGAGTGTTGTCAAGCTTTGGAACAAATATTCTTCTTCCTAACTCAGATATGGCATTGATGTTAATGCAAGGTAGTAGGGATGAAGGGAACAAGTTCTTAAATGCAAGCTCAGACTGTGATATTGGGATATGCGTATTtgaaaaatga